Within the Miscanthus floridulus cultivar M001 chromosome 2, ASM1932011v1, whole genome shotgun sequence genome, the region TAAGTAATTTATTGCTTGTCCTTGTTTTTTAGCAAAGAATGGATCCCAAGCACATGACCATATCCAATTTCTTTAAGTGCGAGAAACATTAGAGATATTTTAGATGAGAACAAAGAGATGGATCATGATTACTTCAATATAGCAATTCAGATGGCTGCGCAGAATAAATTCTTGTTGATGAAGAATCaaaaataaaaataccacttTATGGATCTCCAGTTTGTTGTAAGTTCATCTAATTTTTAATTCTATAATTAATCAAATACTTATAAATTTTGCAAAATCAACGGTCCATAACCCAGTTTGGACAAGATCCGTGATGTTGTGGCAAACTAGACCACAAGAAACTGACAAAAGTGCTCGAGTGGTGGCCTGACATGGAATACAAAATTAAAGATTGCAGCAATGTAAGATATGTTCAGTGTACTcctttatattttatttatatatattatacTTTTTTAAACACTTATATTCTATGTCTATGTTTTTTAGATTCTACTGCCATATTATCGAGATGGACTATATACTTTATTCATAATGGACATGCAAAAGAAAACTGTGCACATTATGGATCCACTCCCAGATGATGTATGTTACAAGGGTTATGATCAAATCATGCCATATATAGCTACATTTTACACTATTGCTAAAAGGTTCAGTCTCGCTATGAAACTGATAAATTCTAAGTGGGACGACAATATTTATTACTGGAAACGAATATTCCCTGCATGTGTTATaaaagttccaaaacataaagaccgGTAATCACCTATAATATGTTTCATCTTTCTTATTATCACAAAATAGTTATTTGATTTCTGTACAATAAATCAAACAAATGCTCATCTCCAGAAAATTAGAAGGCTTCCTTGTATACAATTTGATGAAGTCATGGGATGGTGTAAGATTGCCACCGATCAACACTGTAAGTATATATTCTCTAACTATATTCCGTACACTACATACAAAATTAATAACTTAACTTATTATATCTACTATGCACAGCTATCAAATTCACCGAGATGGATTTTTTTGGGACATTCTTAAGAGCCATGCAAACGAATGTTTTGACAACTTTCCTAAAGATCTTCGAGTCATGATTAAGGACTTAGACAGAATGTAACTTAAATGGttatatgaaaaaaaaactttactaTAACTTCTTAGTTTCCCGAATTGTATACATGctcaaagatattgtgtaaaagttgaactataaAAAAAACATTGGTTGTTTTTATGTGCGTTCCCGAGATAAATCGGTTGCGTTAGCACGTGCATTATACTCGTAGTAGTAATAATCGTTTTTTTTTGTAAGACATTCTTTTTGATAAGTAGATCAGGGTGATGCTGATTTGAGTGAGGATTGCATAACGCTGGCGGCAGCGTGACGGCAGCACCGGCATGACGCCCCGTGTGCGCAAGCGCGTCGTCTGCAAACTCCGGATTGCCCGCGTCCACCTGATGGAACTCCCTCGCGCAGCAGCCGCACGCGCCGGTCAACCACCCCGCCTCAAACCTTTTTTTTTTACGCACCGTATCACAAAGCCGGCCGTCGTGGTCAACCACGACTGGGGTATTTCTAGTGGCGTCCCATCTCCCCGGCCAGACGGACACGAACCAACACCAACACGAGCTGAGGccgcgatgacgacgacgatgatgaggctGAGGCAGCACCTGGGCCTGGGCCTCCTCCCCTGCTATTTATACCTCCGCCATCGCCAGGCTCGGCAACAACACAGCCCACCACCGCCGCCGAACAAGTACTACTAGCACCACCCAAAAGCAGCTCCTGTTCCTGCTCCTCGTGATCCTCCTTGCCCTCTCCTTTGTCTTGATCCCCAGCTCCTTCTTGTTGCCCCCAGCTCGGCCTCGGATCATGTCGTCCTCTGCTTCGTCCGCGGCGCCGTTCGAGAAGCCCAGGGCCGTGGTCAAGAAGGTCCTCGCGGAGTCGCAGCCCGAGGGGCAGGGCGCCACCGTCCGCAGGAGCATCGGCAGGTACGCAAGCTGGCAGATGGTCCGATTCCGTCCGTCTCCTTCTCTCCTCGATCAGTCGTTGACTTGTCCTCGCCGCCTTGCGCGTGCTTGTATGCAGGCATGAACTCCGGAACCTGGATCCCTTCCTCATGCTCGACGAATTCTCAGGTGCTGCTCTATTTGCGCCCAAATTTTCTGCGAATTCGCACTCGGATCGTCGGAATTTTCCTGCTCGCCCGGCCGGCTTCTTCGAGCTTCCTGCTGTTTGCTCACCTCTATCTCTCTCGATTCGTCTCGCAGTCTCCAAGCCCGCCGGATTCCCCGACCACCCGCACAGAGGATTCGAGACCGTCACCTACATGCTCGAGGTGCGTTGCGTCTGCTCAACGcttctcttctcctctcttctcttcaACGCCCGCGAGCTGTTCGCTGAAACCGGTTGTTGCTGCAGGGGGCCTTCACCCACCAGGACTTCGCTGGCCACAAGGGAACCATCAAAACAGGCGACGTCCAATGGATGACGGCGGGGCGTGGCATCGTGCACTCGGAGATGCCGGCGGGGGACGGCGTGCAGAAGGGCCTGCAGCTCTGGATCAACCTCTCCTCCAAAGACAAGGTGATCGAGCCGCGGTACCAGGAGCTGGAGAGCAAGGACATCAGCCGCGCGGAGGTGGACGGCGTGGAGGCGCGGGTCATCGCCGGGGAGGCCCTCGGCGCGGCGTCCCCCGTGTACACGCGGACTCCCACCATGTACGTCGACTTCACCATGCGCCCCGGGTCCCGCCTGCACCAGCCGGTGCCGGAGGGGTGGAACGCCTTCGTCTACGTCGTCGAGGGCGAGGGCGTGTTCGGGCGGGAGAAGGCCGCGCCGACCACCGCGCACCACTGCCTCGTGCTCGGCCCCGGCGACGGGCTCAGCGTGTGGAATAGGTCTGACAGGTCGCTGAGGTTCGTGCTCGTCGCTGGGAAGCCGCTTGGTGAGCCTGTGGTGCAGCACGGGCCCTTCGTCATGAACTCGCGCGCCGAGATCCAGCAGGCCATGGAGGATTACTACTACGGCAAGAACGGCTTCGAGAGGGCCAGCCAGTGGAGCTCCTCTGCCTGATCCCGATCGCACCAGATTCTAATCTCACGTGCAAAATAAAGAATTTTAATTAAATTTCTTGGCTTTTACTACTGTGCATTTGTTTAGGTAACGATCCACACTATGATTTTGACTATTCTTTTTCTAGAACTATTGTATTAGTATGTCATTTATTAGTATGGTGAATTGGTGATTGGAATAAACAGTATGGAAAATTGGTAGTCTCAATAAACTGTTTGTATGGAAAATCGTATAACCAGACCATGAACTGGTGATTACTGTTTTCCAACTCCAACGTTCATTTATGCGTGGCGACATTTGTTCATTTACCCGGGTAAGGAAATCTTTTATGCATTCTTCTTATAGAGAAAAAGCACCATTTCGGGGCTCTATTAACTGCTGTCAGTAGGAAATGAGCATGCGGAGTCACGCATTAAAAAAATGTTTTATGCAATGCTAATTTGGCAGCACTAATGTGGGATGCCATGTTATATGTTAACTAGTTGATTTCAACTAGCAGTCAGAAGTAAGATACTCCCTCGGTATTCTTTTATAATTTAAACTTTAGAACCTTTGACCAATAATTTGGCTAACAATTTTAACCTATTATAATAAAAACTTTATACAGTTAGATTTTGCGATCAACTGTACTATCCAATTACCGTAACTTTACAAATAGAAACAAATCGTTGCCGTttgtgatgtagacaaggcccgatcttctgataggtacgatagcgtcgattggtggagactcgacgtttacgatctaggcttcgaaccaagactgattcggaccctcgtaaccgttacaccactgctccgttggttatcaaccacgcgaacgcgattgacctcgccgagaaggctttcctgcaaacgaatcgagaacacaagcaagaacgggatgaacgcaatctgaaattgcaaataaatatgaggcttatgataacgagaaagaGTTcaggtctttattcgaaaggactaatcgccacagacgaataagatcaagaaccggggtcctggttcacagcaagcggccttggcggcacagttgcagcaaaacgatgtctgtttcatgaggaaatcaagaactaaacaaaacctaaaccctaaggagagcgacggctgctaattGTAGCGCCCCGGATGTCACCCCCCTGGatgcacccctaatgggcccaaacacgatacacggtccaacggaccaaaagacggtgtcgcggcaccctggcagattctggacgctaacttgtttcgacgattcccgttgattccgaagggcttttgacgtgagaccgcttgtattggcttccttatctaattagctttccatccatatgtggatcgtcgaaaacagagcccggacgtgcccgtgtgaccagttttatgacagactagTCCTGAAACCCGAGATtggctcaaacttgatttgggcctccaccttggtgactcgaaccggatgagcttcgggcctccttctcggttaggacaccctcgctggtctcctcgtcctctatctccaagTATGGTCGTgtgcatggagctcatgtccttatcatcctccctttcttgatgaaaagtcaTCATCGACGTcgattttgcttgaagtcgatcctgcacgacatgaggacaaacgaggtttccaaaataatggaaatggacaatgttgtgagaaagaatatgaccacatatcCAGGTTtatagcatgtcttgtcctacagacatatagtctgctcgattgaaatacacacgatctttgccaatactatcctgcaaaagattagtactaacaagaaacatatgctccatTTCTTTGGATTTCACTTGTGTTGGAAAAGCAAAACTaaaggaatatggcataacaacagtgttgattttagtgtcctctagttgatcattactttgcacaacaaaaggagaattcagatttgtacaaatgtaaactcgttgtatcaaatattgtccttGGTTGTTAGATTTGCCaaaaatatgatatgtatgtctagagaaccatgacaAATCAGTATAtacataaagtttctcctctaaagaactaagattgcacggaacatcaaatttaatgtaacccaaagtatttaaagaagacaacaatttcagctcatcaacttcaatagcattatgaataacaagtctattttcagcacaaatgttcgatttcagcacacatatagcatgatcattcttcaatgattgcatgggtataacataaatatcatcatgcaagtcttctttgtcacaaggaacaacaagcaaatcatcttgtgacaaaggtaaatcaagcgaaggctccactaaaatttgctctatcatagcatgattggtggaaaattcagcacatcaagagaactctcacatTCCGCGAGTTTAGCATCAtaggcattacctttgctctcatgttcaacaggagtaatagttgatggttctgaattttcacatgaggctgtgagcaactcattttctgtcacgtcatcctcgctcttttgtacattgtcctacaaaaggttaggcatagcaggaggaattacaagagattgatctagttgatgcacctcatcatttgaattaattacaagagatggattaacaaaaaaatttctcataagatctttcatatcattccatgtgtgaggtttatctgaaaaacttaaagactcccaccaagttgatgcagattgtctcaaaacactagttgcatttttaattttccTCCGTTCACACATATAACTTTatgcaaaaatattatctattttagtttcccactcaatatactcatcagcaccaataccatcataagtaggcggggaagaaagaatagattgaCCTACGGGAGAAGGTGTAGCAGCAATAGTGCGCGGCTCATGCACCATTGATGTCTCATATCAGTACGTGttgtaacctgtcattgttagcatcaaacaagaaaatacacaagtatgtatttttctatcagctactataggatgtggtcaaggagtaaagtcacacacgctcaagcgtcttaccacggtcttacaagagttcttaccaaagcaataggcggtgcaatcggtcggtgactatgataccgttgtagcttgagtgtaacagttacaaggcgaacctatacttggttagaagaaagtgaagcttggacaggcataatatagtagcaaggaataacaatattcgcaactgaataACAAAGCTGAATAaatatcccgagtacttgtctttgttgctggcctattcacgttacaagtaccagatgtatcaagtgatgtgaacagcaggaatatgattaggaacaagacaGAAATCAACACacacaaacatagctcaaatggcgctctctatgtgctcctctagatattgttccacttttgcccctctcttttttctcaatttttaggctgtcgttgttttttttgggattttttgactttttctttttattttttgatattttttcttcacttaggagcataaaagaagtaaccacagaaaaatatgagcataaacaagtgaaaggcgtggcctgtggaaaattcagaagacgtgctcaaaattgacaaaaatcttgtgaccacgaaaagaggatcttgtgaccagtttttggtcaaaataaaattttctgaaccCGATAAAGCAGGGGacgaacggatccaaaaaaaattctaatcgattttgatatatggaacgtcgaaatccgagttcgtatgcgaaaactagaccagttttgagaactgactccaaattagaggacaaaacgggaacaatgcgcgcaaagtTGTTGCGACGGCTATAGATAGATGCAAACAGTGAAgataagtgtaacaaattagctggcatggactagggtttgatggatacaaaggaaaacaCAGCAAGatttgaaggtgttcacggattataatgaaaaacaaagggaaagacacaaactgaactaaaaacaatctaaaaccagcaaccagaattTGCCctagacacaaactcaacaacccAAAACAGAGataaaattgcacggcacaacgaggctataggacagggaatatgaggcggtgtatatttttttgctttttgtgggCTATAGGTAATACAAAAAAAGTAACAAtctaaaaaggaaaataaaagtaTGCCTAACggacaacaaggtctctgataccacttgatgtagataaggcccgatcttccgataggtacgatagcatcgattggtggagactcgacgtttatgatctaggcttcgaaccaagactgattcggaccctcgtaaccattacaccactgctccgttggttatcaaccacgcgaacgcgattgaccgccaagaaggctttcctgcaagcgaatcgagaacacaagtaagaacgggatgaacgcaatctgaaattgcaaataaatatgaggcttatgataacgagaaagaGTTcaggtctttattcgaaaggactaatcgccataggcgaataagatcaagaaTCGGGACCCTGGTTCACAACAAGCGGtattggcggcacagttgcagcaaaacgacgtctgtttcatgaggaaatcaagaaccaaacaaaacacaaaccctaaggagagcgacgaccaCTAATTATAGAGCTCTGGACGTCAT harbors:
- the LOC136537596 gene encoding LOW QUALITY PROTEIN: pirin-like protein (The sequence of the model RefSeq protein was modified relative to this genomic sequence to represent the inferred CDS: deleted 1 base in 1 codon); its protein translation is MTTTMMRLRQHLGLASSPAIYTSAIARLGNNTAHHRRRTSTTSTTQKQLLFLLLVILLALSFVLIPSSFLLPPARPRIMSSSASSAAPFEKPRAVVKKVLAESQPEGQGATVRRSIGRHELRNLDPFLMLDEFSVSKPAGFPDHPHRGFETVTYMLEGAFTHQDFAGHKGTIKTGDVQWMTAGRGIVHSEMPAGDGVQKGLQLWINLSSKDKVIEPRYQELESKDISRAEVDGVEARVIAGEALGAASPVYTRTPTMYVDFTMRPGSRLHQPVPEGWNAFVYVVEGEGVFGREKAAPTTAHHCLVLGPGDGLSVWNRSDRSLRFVLVAGKPLGEPVVQHGPFVMNSRAEIQQAMEDYYYGKNGFERASQWSSSA